Within Apteryx mantelli isolate bAptMan1 chromosome 10, bAptMan1.hap1, whole genome shotgun sequence, the genomic segment CATGCAGGGACACAGATGTCCATGCTGCAAACTGGCCCAGAGATCTCTGCCCTGACACCCCACCCAACACAGATCTGCACACAGCGGCCATCCCCCAGCGGGAAGTTGTGACATGGACAATCTGCTGCACAACAGGACACAAGGTGCCTACATGTGCCGGGTGTGCCATGGGGATGGGCTCTACAAACAGCCAACACACACAGACTCCAAAACATGACATGGCTGACAGGCTCTAAGACGAGACACTCGTGAGCAAAGCAACAGGAGCAGGGACCAGGGATGAGGATGGCTCACATGTCCCAACCTGTGCAGCAGCTGTCACGACCCGGAGGCCTAGTAACCCACTCAGATGGTTCTCTCAGTGCCATCtagcaaataataaataacaaccACGCTTAGCACTCTGTGGCTGGGGGCACTTCCAGCCTTCAATGCCCACCACCAATCTGCTCTTGCCTGGGCAGAGCTTGAACACAAGGGAAGACATGAGCCAGAGCACATAGGGCTAGGCAGGGACAAGCCCAGGACACCCTTCTCCCACAGGCAGTGCCAGCGCATGGCACTGGGAGATGCCCCTTGGGAGCCCTGAGTGGGGAGAGAGCAAAGCAATGCAGCAGGGCACTCACCACACAGCATCAGGCTCTGCTTGGCTGCCTCCCGCACAGGCTCCTTGTCAGTTTGGCACAGGTAAACCAGCTGCTCGATGCTCTCCTTGGCCTGCAGGAGTGGGGGCAAAGGGCTAAATGTGGCTGGGAGACCTGGCAACATGCACACAGCCCGGAAGAGAAGGCAGCATGGATTGCTGCAGCTCTATGGCAGATACCAGGCTGGCATGGGTGTGTCCCAAAGCCCCCGTAgagctctccctcctcctcctgcccagtCTCGGACAGGAAAATCCCTTGACTctgtcccttccctccccagtTCCCCTCTGGGCCTGCCCCTGCCTGGTTCTCCATTGCATTtggggcccccccagctcccttatctcaggagcaggggcatgtGCAGCAACCACTGAGGCAGCACCAGGCAACCCTTGGACACATCCAATTCCTCTTTGTCCACCCTGCAGCCAGGCCAGTCCTGGGACTGAACTGGCACAAGTGTCTGGGCTTCTCCCTGTAGCTTTCTTACCTTGAGACAGCCCAGTGCTGCACACCCTGCCACACGCGTTTGTACCTCCTCATCCTCCAGCTGGTCCAGGTAACACACGAGGGCCTGGGGGAGAGCGGGTGTCAGTGCTGTGCCCTCGGCTGTGGCAAATGTGGGAGGCAGCACCCCttggcagcaccaccagcccaccTCATCCCAGGCCTGCCTGCAACATACCCGTTGGCGGAAGCGGGGGTTTTCAGCCAGGCTGCGGAGTTGGGCCGACACAGCGCTCACCACCTTGCTGTTGCCCTCCACGAGGAGCAGGCTCAGTGCCTTCAGTCCCTCCTTCTTGAGGCGGCCCTCAGGCACGCGTTTCAGGGCCCGCAGCACCACGTCCTGGTCGTCTGAGTTCAGGTTTTGCGCCAGCAGCACTGCAGGGAATGGCCTGCTCAGCTGGAGTGCCGAGAGCCTGGCGGCATTGCCCATGtgcccctgcctcctcccagggctgctcaggtTCAGGGAGCTCAGCCCTGGGCACCCTGCAACCACACTGGGCAGAGGGAGCCCCCATGCAGGGTATTCACAGGGGCACTACCCAGcatggggctgcaggggcaccCAAGCCGAGATGCCAGGAGAGGTGCAGAGAGCACAGACCCAAGGGAGCCTGGGAAAGCAGCATGGGAGTGTGCTGTGCACCAGGGATGGATCAGGCCTGATTACCCACTCCAAAGATGGCTGAACCCCTGGATGATGCCCCGGGGCAGGCTGTGGAGTTGTTACAGGttgctcttccatggcatgggtGCAAGATCCCCTGGCGCCCCTGCTTAGGGCTGGGCACTGCCATGCCAGGGCCTCACAAGAGTGGGAGGGCACCCACCTTCCTCTGCCAGCTCCATCACATAGGCGTCCAGCACCAGGGCACCGAGTGACTCAAAGTGGCTCCAGTACTGGAAGACGGTGACCTGCTCACTCTGGGCACTGCCAGGTCGCCGGGGCAGCCGTCGATTCAGCACATCCTCCACCAGCTTCACACACACTGTAGGGAAGGGCCCAAGTCAGTGTGCATGGCACCCCTGGACACCCTGTTGGTCTCTCCAGGGCTCCTGGAGCACCCACAATGCCCCAGCTGGGGTCAATGAGAGGTGCTGGCAATTCCCTTCCTGAGCACCCTCAGGTGCCTACTCACCTGCATCAGCCAGACCAGGGTGCCGCTCGTTGATAAGCGCTGCGTACTGGGTGCTCAGCACCTGCAGGAACCGCTCTACAGGGCAGGTGTAGACATTGGGTACCTCCACACAGAGGTCCCAAAGGGGCAGCACTCCCTCCTTCTGTGTTGAGAACTGCACCACTGTGGGGATATACGCTGTCAAGCCTCTTCTGAGCCCCAGCAGCTGGCAGGCACCTCCTGCCTTCCTGCTGGCACAGCCCCCTGCTGCCAAGCCAGGCCCATAAGAGGGGGGCCAGGCCCAacgcagccccggggggggggggtggcataGACAGGTCCCTCTGCCATGTGCCTTTACCTTCGGCAGCAGAGCCAGCTGCTCCCAATCGTTCCTCTGTTAGCTGGCACACGATCTCCAGCACCTGTGCCTCCCGCAGCAACCTGTCCAGGGCGTACATCTCCCGGCACCGCAGGGGCCCAAAGGTGCCCAGCTTCTGCAAGGCACAGGCAAACCACTGACTTTAgggacagagcctggcacccagatCACAGCATTGGCATAGCCCTCCAGGCTGTGGTAAGAGCAGCCTCGAGGAGAGTTTTTGGAGCTACCCAgtctgccaggctctgctggggTCCCACAGCCCACCCCAGTGCCTGTCAGCCTCAGGACATGCCCCACTGCTGTGCCCCGGCCCCTGCTCtcaccagcagcaggcagttgcaGTTGTTGAGATGAAGCACCAGGGACTTATCCAAGAACTCGTTGCCAGTACTCATGGGGTCTGTGCTGCCCTCAGAGCAGCTGCACAAACCAGCATCGTCTGCCCCCGTCTCACCAGTGCTGGGGGCCCCACTCCCACGCCGGGGTTTGCCAGGCCTCCTGTGAGCCAGGGAGAGATGAGACCATTAGGTCAGTGCAGGAAATCCAGACCCAGCCCTTCCCCACCCATCATTGCAGGAGAAACACTGGGCAGAGTTTCTATAGGACCTACAATATTCATTTGAGCTGCTCAGGGCTGGGCAAAGGAGCAGATCCCAGTAGCACAGGGCACATGGGCTGTCTCTCAACCCAGCCCCAGGGAGACGAGACCCCAGAGAGATATGGGGCGGCATTGTGCTCCCCAGACAGGTtggatcccaccacacctcaagCTAGGCCTGCCCTGAGGTGAGGCAGGCCAGTCTGACCACACTAGGGCCCCCAGTGCAGAGAGGCACCACATCAGAGGTGGACACTCctgtcccagctgccccagggctgcatcctgccctgtACTGTCCTGAACCCTGCTGCTGCGCACCTCTCGTCCCGGATGGCCTCCTCCTCAGAGCCCTCAGAGTCATCCATGTCAGAGGTATTGAGGAAGCTGAAGCTCTCCAGTGCGTGCTCCACCGTGAGGCTGATGCTGGAGGCCCGGCTGAGGAACACACCCTGCTTGTGCTGTGGAGGAGGGCATGACTTCGTCAGACCCTGGCATGCAAGCCAGGATGGCCTGGCACCCTCATCCCTGTGTACCGCCAGCCAGGATGGCTCTGCCATCCTTGTCCCCAGGCTCTGCCAGCTGGGATGGCCCCAGCACCCTCATCTCTGTGCCCTGCCAGCTGGGATGGCCCTACCGCCCTCATCCCCAGGTACTGCTGTGGACTCCCTCTGAGGCCCCCTCACCAGCAAGATCTCCTCCAGGTGTTTGAGCTCCCGTTCAAGGGGCTGCAGCTCTGGGAACTGTCCCCGATAGTCATCCAGGGCTGAGCCCAAGAGGCTGATGGCCTCCTCCAAGCCTGAGTCCACGGCCTTCACTCGTGGGACCTCAGGAGGACCGGCAGGCAGGATTGGGGTGTGGGTGGGCATCTCCTCCACAGAGGTGTGTGCCGGGGCTGGGGCCTGTGTGGGGGCCTTGGTGTCACAGCCACCCTGCACCGGTGCTTGGCTCACCACCGGCTCTACCCGCGTGGCCTCCATCTCACAGGCCTCAGCCCATGACACCATGATGCGGGGCTTGGCCTCGAGGCCTCTGTCCTGTCCTGCCCAGGTTGCCGGCACCACTTTTGAGGCACCACGGAGGGAGTCTGTGTCTGGCTCGCCTGGGCCAGAGTCCTCTGGGCTTGGAGAGGGCTCCCACATGCACTCCACAGCCTTGGCCTCCATCGTGGTGTCCAGGCTGGCTTCGCTGATGTGGCTCAGAGTCCGGGAGTAGGGCACGTGCCCATtggccaccacatccttcttggagctgccttgctcctCTGGCTGGTTGGGCAGCCCTGGTCCAGCGGGGATGCTGACTCCAgcccctgcctcctgctgctgggaGAAGGAAATCTCGATGGCAGGGGCCGAGGCCTGCACCTCTGGCTGCACGATAGGCTTGTGCACAGTGTGGCGGGTACTGCCTGACAGCTGGGGGCTCGAGGAATCATCTGATGACTCCGAGGAGATGGACCAGGCTGTGCCGTTCTCCAGCTCCTCCTGGCGCCGCAGCATGTTCTGGGAAGGGAAAGGACACAGTGCATCAGCTGGGCACCTCCTGTGGCCGCCCAGCTCCTCGGGGCATTGCCCTCACCTGGGCTGCCTTCCCCTCCCATTGAGGGGGCCAGGATATGcctgagccagaaagcactgagGCTACTGCAACCCTTGGGGCTGGTGCTCCGGGGATCTCATGGGGCCAGAGCAGAGATCAACCCCCTCCAGCTGCAGGAGCCTgggccccaggagctgctggctcATGCCTCTTGCCCAACCTGGCTCCACAGGCCCAGCAAGGAGGAAGGCGAAGGCCTGGCACACCATGGCCATATTGCCCATGTGCTGCTTCCCCTTCAAGTCCCAGATCCCACACCACACTGAGGAagaacccaggagtcctgctGCTTAGACCCCACTGCACATGCTCTGGTTTGCTGGGCACCATTCCAGGATGCTGGAAGCTCCCCGGTGCTACGGGGAGGTCTGGCGCAGAGGAGGTGCAACACACGCAGAGCGCAGCCACGCTACACGCCACAGCTACAAGGACAGCTATGGCCCCGCCACCAGCCTGCAGGgggcagcaccagccagcacGCCACGTCACACCAACGCCACGCCAATGCCACCAGTGCGGGGACACGGACACACCTTCTACTCACTACTGCCTGGCTCTCACATGAGGGCTCATAGATGGAGGAGCAGGTCCAGCCCACACAGCCAGTGCTCCCCGAGCTTGTGGCTGGGCTCCAGTGGAAGCTGAGGACACTAGTGCTCACTGCGGCAGCATCCCTGGTGGCTCTATCCCCTCATGCCAGCCAGGGCCCCAGCTGGCAAGATCAGGCCCTCAGCTGGCAGGATTAGGACCTTGGCCTTCGGAAAGGGCTAGTGAGTAGGAGGCAAGGAGTGGCTATCACTACTGCAGAACAGCCAAGCCATTGGGCTAAGCTACAGGCCAGCTCCAGCCCTCGCACTTACACAGCCCTGCTGCGGCCATCTCCCAAGCTCGACCGAGGAGACGTCGCCGCAGGAGCAGCTCTGAGACAGCTTCTCGAAGAGTGCCTCCCGAAAGATATCCAACAAGGACCAGCCGTGCTTGTCGGCTGCCTGCGCTGGGCTCTTGGGCGGAGAGAAGAGGAGCCGTGATCACAGGAGAAGTAGGGGCTTACAGGCTAGTGTTGGGAGGCc encodes:
- the RIPOR1 gene encoding rho family-interacting cell polarization regulator 1 isoform X2 yields the protein MSLSVRPQRRVLVAKINRSQSFAGVNSTVDRPFRNLSPFTPTVSRKAGSRVSRMFSMSHKSPPPKVPQPNRLDEVYEALKKGLTAYLEVHQLELEKLSTQIRESKRNSRLGFLYDLDKQVKSIERFLRRLEFHASKIDELYEAYCIQRRLRDGAHNMVKAYSTGSPGSREARESLAEASKGYKEYTENMCLLESELESQLGEFHVRMKGLAGFARLCAGDQYEIFMKYGRQRWKLRGRIEVNSKQVWDSEEMVFLPLVTEFLSIKVTELKSLANHVVVGNVSCETKDLFAALPQVVAVDINDLGTIKLSLEVTWNPFDKDDQPSAASTVNKASAVNKRFSTYNQSPPDTPSLREQAFYNMLRRQEELENGTAWSISSESSDDSSSPQLSGSTRHTVHKPIVQPEVQASAPAIEISFSQQQEAGAGVSIPAGPGLPNQPEEQGSSKKDVVANGHVPYSRTLSHISEASLDTTMEAKAVECMWEPSPSPEDSGPGEPDTDSLRGASKVVPATWAGQDRGLEAKPRIMVSWAEACEMEATRVEPVVSQAPVQGGCDTKAPTQAPAPAHTSVEEMPTHTPILPAGPPEVPRVKAVDSGLEEAISLLGSALDDYRGQFPELQPLERELKHLEEILLHKQGVFLSRASSISLTVEHALESFSFLNTSDMDDSEGSEEEAIRDERRPGKPRRGSGAPSTGETGADDAGLCSCSEGSTDPMSTGNEFLDKSLVLHLNNCNCLLLKLGTFGPLRCREMYALDRLLREAQVLEIVCQLTEERLGAAGSAAEVVQFSTQKEGVLPLWDLCVEVPNVYTCPVERFLQVLSTQYAALINERHPGLADAVCVKLVEDVLNRRLPRRPGSAQSEQVTVFQYWSHFESLGALVLDAYVMELAEEVLLAQNLNSDDQDVVLRALKRVPEGRLKKEGLKALSLLLVEGNSKVVSAVSAQLRSLAENPRFRQRALVCYLDQLEDEEVQTRVAGCAALGCLKAKESIEQLVYLCQTDKEPVREAAKQSLMLCGEDGKSAHRRLEETLDSLPRIFAPASMASTAF
- the RIPOR1 gene encoding rho family-interacting cell polarization regulator 1 isoform X3, producing the protein MNGKHKGRPSRSHSTMSLSVRPQRRVLVAKINRSQSFAGVNSTVDRPFRNLSPFTPTVSRKAGSRVSRMFSMSHKSPPPKVPQPNRLDEVYEALKKGLTAYLEVHQLELEKLSTQIRESKRNSRLGFLYDLDKQVKSIERFLRRLEFHASKIDELYEAYCIQRRLRDGAHNMVKAYSTGSPGSREARESLAEASKGYKEYTENMCLLESELESQLGEFHVRMKGLAGFARLCAGDQYEIFMKYGRQRWKLRGRIEVNSKQVWDSEEMVFLPLVTEFLSIKVTELKSLANHVVVGNVSCETKDLFAALPQVVAVDINDLGTIKLSLEVTWNPFDKDDQPSAASTVNKASAVNKRFSTYNQSPPDTPSLREQAFYNMLRRQEELENGTAWSISSESSDDSSSPQLSGSTRHTVHKPIVQPEVQASAPAIEISFSQQQEAGAGVSIPAGPGLPNQPEEQGSSKKDVVANGHVPYSRTLSHISEASLDTTMEAKAVECMWEPSPSPEDSGPGEPDTDSLRGASKVVPATWAGQDRGLEAKPRIMVSWAEACEMEATRVEPVVSQAPVQGGCDTKAPTQAPAPAHTSVEEMPTHTPILPAGPPEVPRVKAVDSGLEEAISLLGSALDDYRGQFPELQPLERELKHLEEILLKLGTFGPLRCREMYALDRLLREAQVLEIVCQLTEERLGAAGSAAEVVQFSTQKEGVLPLWDLCVEVPNVYTCPVERFLQVLSTQYAALINERHPGLADAVCVKLVEDVLNRRLPRRPGSAQSEQVTVFQYWSHFESLGALVLDAYVMELAEEVLLAQNLNSDDQDVVLRALKRVPEGRLKKEGLKALSLLLVEGNSKVVSAVSAQLRSLAENPRFRQRALVCYLDQLEDEEVQTRVAGCAALGCLKAKESIEQLVYLCQTDKEPVREAAKQSLMLCGEDGKSAHRRLEETLDSLPRIFAPASMASTAF
- the RIPOR1 gene encoding rho family-interacting cell polarization regulator 1 isoform X1, with the translated sequence MNGKHKGRPSRSHSTMSLSVRPQRRVLVAKINRSQSFAGVNSTVDRPFRNLSPFTPTVSRKAGSRVSRMFSMSHKSPPPKVPQPNRLDEVYEALKKGLTAYLEVHQLELEKLSTQIRESKRNSRLGFLYDLDKQVKSIERFLRRLEFHASKIDELYEAYCIQRRLRDGAHNMVKAYSTGSPGSREARESLAEASKGYKEYTENMCLLESELESQLGEFHVRMKGLAGFARLCAGDQYEIFMKYGRQRWKLRGRIEVNSKQVWDSEEMVFLPLVTEFLSIKVTELKSLANHVVVGNVSCETKDLFAALPQVVAVDINDLGTIKLSLEVTWNPFDKDDQPSAASTVNKASAVNKRFSTYNQSPPDTPSLREQAFYNMLRRQEELENGTAWSISSESSDDSSSPQLSGSTRHTVHKPIVQPEVQASAPAIEISFSQQQEAGAGVSIPAGPGLPNQPEEQGSSKKDVVANGHVPYSRTLSHISEASLDTTMEAKAVECMWEPSPSPEDSGPGEPDTDSLRGASKVVPATWAGQDRGLEAKPRIMVSWAEACEMEATRVEPVVSQAPVQGGCDTKAPTQAPAPAHTSVEEMPTHTPILPAGPPEVPRVKAVDSGLEEAISLLGSALDDYRGQFPELQPLERELKHLEEILLHKQGVFLSRASSISLTVEHALESFSFLNTSDMDDSEGSEEEAIRDERRPGKPRRGSGAPSTGETGADDAGLCSCSEGSTDPMSTGNEFLDKSLVLHLNNCNCLLLKLGTFGPLRCREMYALDRLLREAQVLEIVCQLTEERLGAAGSAAEVVQFSTQKEGVLPLWDLCVEVPNVYTCPVERFLQVLSTQYAALINERHPGLADAVCVKLVEDVLNRRLPRRPGSAQSEQVTVFQYWSHFESLGALVLDAYVMELAEEVLLAQNLNSDDQDVVLRALKRVPEGRLKKEGLKALSLLLVEGNSKVVSAVSAQLRSLAENPRFRQRALVCYLDQLEDEEVQTRVAGCAALGCLKAKESIEQLVYLCQTDKEPVREAAKQSLMLCGEDGKSAHRRLEETLDSLPRIFAPASMASTAF